A section of the Elusimicrobiota bacterium genome encodes:
- a CDS encoding NlpC/P60 family protein: MSKTIPTVLALLLLALAAAPCRAEARQNLIEYISANLKKDGGLPPADQARIVSAFGSQCAAHKLDVVPAKDTTKADVVMRMIIEGVFDQSPAERIADVACAAERALSKGAPPDVVEGIALYGYRKKIAGERIALWARGYKDLTDAKVPPEVAADLIRNAMEKDWEDSTFFMFKDNMYTAAKSRFNMQDYATYLFGHYLEGQKRPGAMGADALAYFRKCAATKTAPSLPPYQGVFTAKPFAGIVYEAKPKEEAPAAQPEPVQPAVEPAQPTPAVPATPEPVKPVVEPAQPAPPVQAEPVKPVSPAKPATPVKPATPVKPATTPKPAPRPTPAEMGLAMGAVWPGLYTSAQSYLGTPYVWGGTTHQGIDCSAFTQNSYGENKVRIPRVSRDQWKTGDPIQWKDLQKGDLVFFNTMGAGVSHVGLVVDPVGPKFFHASSSHGVMAQDLSKNYYKSRYLGARRIIP, from the coding sequence TGATCGAATACATCAGCGCGAACCTGAAGAAGGACGGGGGCCTGCCCCCGGCCGACCAGGCCCGCATCGTCTCCGCCTTCGGCAGCCAATGCGCGGCCCACAAGCTCGACGTGGTGCCGGCCAAGGACACGACCAAGGCGGACGTGGTCATGCGCATGATCATCGAGGGCGTGTTCGATCAGAGCCCGGCGGAGCGCATCGCGGACGTGGCCTGCGCGGCCGAACGGGCTCTCTCCAAGGGCGCGCCGCCGGACGTTGTGGAAGGCATCGCGCTCTACGGCTACCGCAAGAAGATCGCGGGTGAGCGCATCGCGCTCTGGGCCAGGGGCTACAAGGACCTGACCGACGCGAAGGTCCCTCCGGAAGTGGCCGCGGACCTGATCCGCAACGCGATGGAGAAGGACTGGGAAGACTCCACCTTCTTCATGTTCAAGGACAACATGTACACGGCGGCCAAGTCGCGCTTCAACATGCAGGACTACGCGACCTATCTGTTCGGTCATTATCTGGAGGGCCAGAAGCGGCCCGGGGCCATGGGCGCAGACGCCCTGGCGTATTTCAGGAAATGCGCGGCGACCAAGACGGCGCCGAGCCTGCCGCCTTACCAGGGCGTGTTCACGGCCAAGCCGTTCGCGGGAATCGTCTATGAGGCCAAGCCGAAGGAGGAGGCTCCGGCGGCTCAGCCTGAGCCGGTGCAGCCCGCCGTGGAACCGGCGCAGCCGACGCCAGCGGTGCCGGCGACTCCGGAGCCGGTCAAGCCCGTAGTCGAGCCGGCCCAGCCCGCGCCCCCGGTCCAGGCGGAGCCGGTCAAGCCGGTGAGCCCGGCCAAGCCGGCGACTCCGGTCAAGCCCGCGACTCCGGTCAAGCCGGCGACGACGCCGAAGCCGGCGCCTCGGCCGACGCCGGCGGAGATGGGGCTGGCCATGGGCGCGGTGTGGCCCGGCCTGTACACCTCGGCGCAGTCTTATCTGGGCACGCCTTATGTCTGGGGCGGCACCACGCACCAGGGCATCGACTGTTCGGCCTTCACGCAGAACTCCTACGGCGAGAACAAGGTGCGCATCCCGCGCGTGAGCCGCGACCAGTGGAAGACGGGCGACCCCATCCAATGGAAGGACCTGCAGAAAGGGGACCTGGTGTTCTTCAACACCATGGGCGCGGGAGTCTCCCACGTCGGGTTGGTCGTGGACCCGGTGGGGCCGAAGTTCTTCCACGCCTCATCGTCGCACGGGGTGATGGCGCAGGACCTGAGCAAGAACTACTACAAGTCGCGGTATCTGGGCGCGCGGCGCATCATCCCGTAA
- a CDS encoding MFS transporter — protein MPGFDSLYLFCAVNYFAQGMAGIVYEPVNYLLKDGLKLSAGQTAVFVAWMTAPFLIKPLFGLLTDLVRLPGGLRRPHLVLGALLGSVCWIILALHPTHRYAPLLILLAAVNFSVVFCDVVCDGVMVETGKAAGKTGTYQAVQIGTLYATLVLTGLGGGWLSAHASMRTVFALAAVFPLLIAGSAIWVKELPAREPAREGARNLLGLMREKSFWALCLMIFLWSFYPFLGSAQFYYQSEALHLGPVYIGALSTMGGAAGMAGAAFFGTTIRRWGTGRFLRFGILVSGATSLLYLLYLGPVSAGVLTVLFGFLGVVFRLALMDLAAQSCPKHAEATAFAVYMAVFNLAALGSNTVGGTLYDKMKLVFAAAGNPSYCSAAVLILIGSACTFACWWLLPAVVGAREQTPLASEARGA, from the coding sequence GTGCCTGGATTCGACAGCCTCTATCTGTTCTGCGCCGTAAATTATTTCGCCCAGGGGATGGCGGGGATCGTCTACGAGCCGGTGAACTACCTGCTCAAGGACGGCCTCAAGCTCAGCGCGGGCCAGACCGCCGTGTTCGTGGCCTGGATGACCGCGCCCTTTCTCATAAAGCCGCTCTTCGGCCTTTTGACCGACCTGGTGCGCCTGCCGGGGGGGCTGCGCCGGCCGCACCTGGTGCTGGGGGCTCTGCTGGGCTCGGTCTGCTGGATCATACTCGCCCTGCATCCGACGCACCGCTACGCGCCGCTCCTGATCCTGCTGGCCGCGGTGAACTTCTCTGTAGTGTTCTGCGACGTGGTCTGCGACGGGGTGATGGTGGAGACGGGCAAGGCCGCGGGCAAGACGGGGACGTACCAGGCGGTGCAGATCGGGACGCTCTACGCGACCTTGGTGCTGACGGGCCTGGGCGGGGGCTGGCTTTCCGCGCACGCTTCGATGCGCACGGTGTTCGCTCTGGCCGCGGTGTTCCCCCTGCTGATCGCAGGCTCGGCAATATGGGTCAAGGAGCTCCCGGCGCGCGAGCCGGCCCGCGAGGGGGCGCGCAACCTGCTGGGGCTGATGCGCGAGAAGTCTTTCTGGGCCTTGTGCCTGATGATCTTCCTGTGGAGCTTCTATCCGTTCCTGGGCTCGGCCCAGTTCTACTATCAGAGCGAGGCTCTGCATCTGGGCCCGGTGTACATCGGGGCTCTAAGCACCATGGGCGGGGCAGCGGGCATGGCGGGAGCGGCTTTCTTCGGCACGACGATCCGGCGCTGGGGCACGGGCCGGTTCCTGCGCTTCGGGATCTTGGTGTCTGGGGCGACGAGCCTGCTCTACCTGCTCTATCTTGGTCCGGTCTCTGCGGGGGTGCTGACCGTGCTGTTCGGCTTCCTGGGCGTGGTGTTTCGGCTGGCTTTGATGGACCTGGCCGCGCAGTCCTGCCCGAAGCACGCGGAGGCGACGGCTTTCGCGGTGTACATGGCCGTTTTCAACCTGGCGGCTTTAGGCTCCAACACGGTGGGGGGGACGCTTTACGACAAGATGAAGCTGGTGTTCGCGGCCGCGGGGAATCCTTCATATTGCTCAGCTGCGGTGCTGATCCTGATCGGTTCCGCGTGCACGTTCGCCTGCTGGTGGCTGCTGCCGGCGGTGGTCGGCGCCCGGGAACAGACCCCCCTCGCCTCTGAGGCCAGGGGGGCTTGA
- the tatC gene encoding twin-arginine translocase subunit TatC — MPVSSVLDGAAGVRPEPERDPSEPLTDHIIELRRRLVFCLAYWCAGTVLCYGASGKLLTWLARSAGGVVFTLPTEAFMVRLKTAAFTGLLASLPLILHQVWLFVARAFSPGLRRLAFGLAAASYILFALGAALAMFVVVPSAMRFLLAFGSEEIRPLMTLSGYLGFVTGLALAFGAVFQMPIVLVLLNRLGIVSRRTLRERWRFVYLGAFVVAGALTPPDVFSQIALAVPTIVVFELTLLALR; from the coding sequence GTGCCAGTATCTTCTGTCCTAGACGGCGCTGCCGGGGTCCGGCCCGAACCGGAGCGCGACCCCTCCGAGCCTTTGACCGACCATATCATCGAATTGCGGCGGCGTCTGGTCTTTTGTCTGGCCTACTGGTGCGCGGGGACGGTGCTCTGCTACGGCGCTTCGGGCAAGCTGCTGACCTGGCTGGCCCGCAGCGCGGGCGGCGTGGTGTTCACGCTGCCGACCGAGGCCTTCATGGTCCGGCTCAAGACGGCGGCCTTCACGGGGCTTCTGGCCTCGTTGCCGCTGATCCTGCACCAGGTCTGGCTCTTCGTGGCCCGGGCCTTCAGCCCGGGGCTGCGCCGGCTGGCCTTCGGCCTGGCGGCCGCCTCCTACATCCTCTTCGCCCTGGGGGCGGCGCTCGCGATGTTCGTGGTGGTGCCGTCGGCGATGCGGTTCCTGCTGGCCTTCGGCAGCGAGGAGATACGGCCGCTCATGACCTTGAGCGGCTATCTGGGGTTCGTGACGGGGCTCGCCTTGGCCTTCGGAGCGGTGTTCCAGATGCCGATCGTTCTGGTGTTGCTCAACCGGCTGGGCATCGTCTCGCGCCGGACCCTGCGCGAGCGCTGGCGCTTCGTCTATCTGGGAGCCTTCGTCGTGGCCGGGGCGCTGACCCCGCCGGACGTGTTCTCGCAGATCGCCCTGGCCGTCCCCACGATCGTCGTCTTCGAGCTGACCCTGCTGGCCCTGCGCTGA
- a CDS encoding adenylyltransferase/cytidyltransferase family protein, whose amino-acid sequence MSEPKTTVFVAGCFNRVHKAHLRTLRLARALGDRLVVVLSHDAHNHKPNAVPARQRLARMRELGLADKVVVGAAGSFAQSLRRERPDILALGYDQRLPDAATEAAVRELGVRVVALPWSPGKEEHHACQYLLS is encoded by the coding sequence GTGAGCGAGCCCAAGACGACGGTCTTCGTGGCCGGCTGCTTCAACCGCGTGCACAAGGCGCACCTGCGCACGCTGCGCCTGGCCCGGGCCCTGGGCGACCGCCTGGTCGTGGTCCTGTCTCACGACGCGCATAACCACAAGCCCAACGCCGTCCCGGCCCGGCAGCGCCTGGCGCGCATGCGGGAGCTGGGCTTGGCTGACAAAGTGGTGGTGGGCGCGGCGGGGAGCTTCGCCCAGAGCCTGCGCCGCGAGCGTCCGGACATACTCGCTTTGGGCTATGACCAGCGGCTGCCCGACGCCGCCACCGAGGCGGCCGTGCGGGAGCTGGGCGTGCGGGTCGTCGCGCTGCCCTGGAGCCCGGGCAAAGAGGAGCACCACGCGTGCCAGTATCTTCTGTCCTAG
- a CDS encoding radical SAM protein, translated as MAVDFRFVLTGAKRVFDSRPMYAQLVVTDDCNLACAYCDEYQANAPLPPRDELKRRVDLLDRLGVQVYDFLGGEPLLHPGIAELVRHAKSKRGGSNLVTIITNGFLLKEETVRALNAAGLDFMQVSVDSIEPTQMSQKALKTLMPRLQMLAKEARFQVEVQTVLNEATRDSYAQFRALLKDLPFAFGFSIMHGRGGRIAIQGSEYLALLEKYGVFEGVNFYGQHLREMLQGDFSRPWLCLAGSKFLYVNGKGEAQWCGQQRECRRKLEDIDLAWLRSNRRHKPCEPGCALGCVRLISATLGEPFQTLGASLSLALGLGRKAGGGSA; from the coding sequence ATGGCGGTGGACTTTCGCTTCGTGCTGACCGGAGCCAAGCGGGTCTTCGACTCGCGGCCCATGTACGCCCAGCTGGTGGTCACGGACGACTGCAACCTGGCCTGCGCCTACTGCGATGAGTACCAGGCCAACGCGCCCCTGCCCCCTCGCGACGAGCTCAAGCGCCGCGTGGACCTACTGGACCGGCTGGGGGTCCAGGTCTACGATTTCCTGGGCGGCGAGCCCCTGCTGCACCCCGGCATCGCCGAGCTCGTCCGCCACGCCAAATCCAAGCGCGGCGGCTCCAACTTGGTCACCATCATCACCAACGGCTTCCTCCTGAAGGAGGAAACCGTGCGCGCGCTCAACGCCGCGGGCCTGGACTTCATGCAGGTCTCGGTGGACTCCATCGAGCCCACGCAGATGTCCCAGAAGGCGCTCAAGACCCTCATGCCCCGCCTCCAAATGCTGGCCAAGGAGGCGCGCTTCCAGGTCGAGGTCCAGACCGTCCTCAACGAGGCGACCCGGGACTCCTACGCCCAGTTCCGCGCCCTGCTCAAAGACCTGCCCTTCGCCTTCGGCTTCTCCATCATGCACGGCCGGGGCGGCCGCATCGCCATCCAGGGTTCCGAGTACCTGGCCTTGCTCGAGAAGTACGGGGTCTTCGAAGGCGTGAACTTCTACGGCCAGCACCTGCGCGAGATGCTCCAAGGCGATTTCTCCCGCCCTTGGCTTTGCTTGGCGGGGTCGAAGTTCCTTTATGTGAACGGCAAGGGCGAAGCCCAATGGTGCGGCCAGCAGCGCGAATGCCGGCGCAAGCTGGAGGACATCGACCTAGCCTGGCTGCGCTCCAACCGCCGGCACAAGCCCTGCGAGCCCGGCTGCGCCCTGGGCTGCGTGCGCCTCATCTCAGCGACCTTGGGCGAGCCTTTCCAGACCCTGGGCGCGAGCCTCTCTTTGGCCCTGGGCCTGGGCAGGAAAGCGGGCGGCGGCAGCGCATAG
- a CDS encoding DUF3015 family protein: MKKTMVMALAMLTLASAAYALGASDPNAGCGWGTSAFEGKTDKKLYALFAATTNGTYTQTFGISSETAGCTLKGGWVKNEKKAAVYAEVNLQRISKEMAQGGGEYLTALATLLGCQNEQAKQAFFKTTQKNYESIFTTASIDSATMLRNLRNVMAADPTLATL, encoded by the coding sequence GTGAAAAAAACGATGGTGATGGCGTTGGCAATGCTGACGTTGGCTTCGGCGGCGTACGCGCTGGGAGCCAGTGATCCGAACGCCGGATGCGGCTGGGGCACCAGCGCGTTCGAGGGTAAGACCGACAAGAAGCTGTATGCGCTCTTTGCGGCCACGACCAACGGGACGTACACGCAGACCTTCGGCATCAGCTCCGAGACGGCGGGCTGCACGTTGAAGGGCGGCTGGGTCAAGAACGAGAAGAAAGCGGCGGTCTACGCCGAGGTCAACCTGCAGAGGATCTCCAAGGAGATGGCGCAGGGCGGCGGCGAGTACCTCACCGCTTTGGCCACGCTCTTGGGCTGCCAGAATGAGCAGGCCAAGCAGGCCTTCTTCAAGACGACCCAGAAGAACTACGAGTCCATCTTCACGACCGCCAGCATCGACTCGGCGACCATGCTCCGGAACCTCCGGAACGTGATGGCCGCTGACCCCACGCTCGCGACGCTCTAA
- a CDS encoding DUF4105 domain-containing protein has protein sequence MRAILVGLACLLAARAAFGQDAAYRDELIGRSRELELSGLRKWHRLLHYQARGKGWRSEADGAKFFISPQGRTDPAAELEATIASFFGPPPADAKSQHPQCRFPARYAWLKDKLAFAPERLPEHPCPDFEAWRNAIGAQAVSLVFADAFLGNPSSMYGHTFLRMHRQAAGEGDALLDYTINFEGIPNTDNVILYTLRGVYGGFRGEFSLMPFYMKTQEYSNLECRDLWDYRLNFSAAQIDLLLRHAWEMGSTYFDYYFFTKNCSYQLLTLLESADDSLDLSARFPLAVIPADTVRVLLSQPGLAGETHYRPSFVTEMKARRARLSEGELAAAARLGRKVDDAELGALQSFPPGRQALVLDSAHDYLLYNSGFYTKPSTETSTAEHALLVARGRLGEPPAPFTIPPPRPLEAGHDTARAGLGFGTNRRFSFEELSWRGSLHDLPASDDGYIPDSQLEMLNARLRFDNNGRQPYIERLDLFDIVALTPWDPWLRKLSWRISTGVDQAKELGCNGASCMYYGLGGGAGLSALTHLGRRELFYALAEADLGAAPVFDQGWRSGAGGTAGLMLDLTRSWRTLFEATYIGYAGSPAQQRLRLASSWHLSRDAELRLSLDRRVPDEEAGLSFFLYF, from the coding sequence ATGCGCGCGATACTCGTCGGGCTGGCCTGTCTCCTGGCCGCGCGCGCGGCCTTCGGCCAGGACGCCGCCTACCGCGACGAACTCATCGGGCGCTCGCGCGAGCTCGAGCTCTCCGGGCTGCGCAAATGGCACCGGCTCCTGCATTACCAGGCGCGCGGGAAAGGGTGGCGCAGCGAAGCCGACGGAGCGAAGTTCTTCATCTCCCCCCAGGGCCGGACCGACCCGGCGGCCGAACTCGAGGCGACCATCGCGTCCTTCTTCGGGCCGCCGCCGGCTGACGCCAAGTCCCAGCATCCCCAGTGCCGCTTCCCGGCGCGCTATGCCTGGCTCAAGGACAAGCTGGCCTTCGCCCCGGAGCGCCTCCCGGAACACCCCTGCCCCGACTTCGAAGCCTGGCGCAACGCCATCGGCGCGCAGGCCGTCTCCTTGGTCTTCGCCGACGCCTTCCTGGGCAACCCCTCGTCCATGTACGGGCACACCTTCCTGCGCATGCACCGGCAGGCGGCCGGGGAGGGCGACGCCCTGCTGGACTACACGATCAACTTCGAAGGCATCCCGAATACCGACAACGTGATCCTCTACACCCTGCGGGGGGTCTATGGAGGCTTCCGGGGCGAATTCTCGCTGATGCCCTTCTATATGAAGACGCAGGAGTACAGCAACCTGGAGTGCCGCGACCTCTGGGACTACCGCCTCAACTTCTCTGCGGCGCAGATCGACCTCCTGCTCAGGCACGCCTGGGAGATGGGCAGCACCTACTTCGACTATTACTTCTTCACCAAGAACTGCTCCTATCAGCTGCTGACTTTGCTGGAGTCGGCCGACGACTCCCTCGACCTCAGCGCGCGCTTCCCCCTGGCGGTCATCCCCGCGGACACCGTGCGCGTCCTGCTCTCCCAGCCGGGGCTCGCGGGCGAGACCCATTACCGGCCTTCTTTCGTGACCGAGATGAAGGCCCGGCGCGCCCGCCTCTCCGAAGGCGAGCTGGCCGCGGCCGCCAGGCTCGGCCGGAAGGTCGACGATGCGGAGCTCGGCGCGCTCCAGTCCTTCCCCCCCGGGCGCCAGGCCCTGGTCCTGGACTCCGCTCACGACTACCTGCTCTACAACAGCGGCTTCTACACGAAGCCGAGCACCGAGACGTCCACGGCAGAGCACGCCCTGCTCGTGGCTCGCGGCCGCCTGGGGGAGCCCCCCGCGCCCTTCACCATCCCGCCCCCCCGGCCCCTCGAGGCCGGCCACGACACGGCCCGAGCCGGCCTGGGCTTCGGGACGAACCGGAGGTTCTCCTTCGAGGAGCTGTCCTGGCGCGGCTCCCTGCACGACCTGCCCGCCTCCGACGACGGCTACATCCCCGACAGCCAGCTCGAGATGCTCAACGCTCGCCTACGCTTCGACAACAACGGCCGACAGCCTTACATCGAGCGCCTCGACCTCTTCGACATCGTCGCGCTGACGCCATGGGACCCCTGGCTGCGCAAGCTCTCCTGGAGAATCTCGACCGGCGTGGACCAGGCCAAGGAGCTGGGCTGCAACGGCGCCTCGTGCATGTATTACGGCCTGGGCGGCGGCGCCGGCCTCTCGGCCCTGACCCACCTGGGCCGCCGCGAGCTCTTCTACGCCCTGGCCGAGGCGGATCTCGGCGCGGCCCCGGTTTTCGACCAGGGCTGGCGCTCGGGGGCCGGCGGGACCGCGGGCCTGATGCTGGACCTGACGCGCTCCTGGAGGACGCTCTTCGAGGCGACCTACATCGGCTACGCGGGAAGCCCGGCCCAGCAGCGGCTGCGCTTGGCGAGCTCCTGGCACCTCAGCCGGGACGCGGAACTGCGCCTGAGCCTCGACCGCCGGGTCCCGGATGAGGAGGCGGGGCTCTCCTTCTTCCTGTATTTCTGA
- a CDS encoding alpha/beta hydrolase encodes MRRLPLLLAPLALAACTSVFFQPTRRFYVAPEEFKLEYETVRFRSQDGTGLTGLYLHASTAPVRGTVIQFHGNGENMTSHYAYAAWLAARGYNVFAFDYRGYGASQGIAGMRGAVEDGMAAVDYVMGRPDVDPARVAVWGQSLGGALAIAALGSRRGPAVRALVLESTFDSYRDMAQDALSRSWLTWPLQWPLSRLLISDRYRPARYVDRLPPCRILVMHSEADQVVPFRLGQRLFSRLPEPKEFWRVERARHLEIFGDYGAVYRPRLTEFLDRAWSGR; translated from the coding sequence ATGCGGCGGCTCCCCCTCCTGCTGGCTCCGCTCGCGCTCGCCGCCTGCACGTCCGTCTTCTTCCAGCCGACGCGCCGTTTCTACGTCGCCCCGGAAGAATTCAAGCTCGAGTACGAAACGGTCCGATTCCGGTCTCAGGACGGGACCGGGTTGACGGGCCTGTACCTGCACGCCTCCACGGCTCCGGTCCGCGGCACGGTCATCCAATTCCACGGCAACGGCGAGAACATGACCTCGCACTATGCCTACGCGGCTTGGCTCGCAGCCAGGGGCTACAACGTCTTCGCCTTCGACTACCGGGGCTACGGAGCCTCGCAGGGCATCGCGGGGATGCGGGGCGCCGTGGAGGACGGCATGGCGGCGGTCGATTATGTCATGGGGCGCCCGGACGTGGACCCGGCCCGGGTCGCGGTGTGGGGCCAGAGCCTGGGCGGCGCGCTGGCCATCGCGGCCCTGGGCTCGCGGCGCGGTCCCGCGGTCCGGGCCTTGGTGCTGGAGAGCACCTTCGACTCCTACCGCGACATGGCCCAGGACGCCCTGTCGCGAAGCTGGCTGACCTGGCCTTTGCAGTGGCCGCTCTCGCGTCTGCTCATATCCGACCGCTACAGACCCGCCAGATATGTCGATAGGCTGCCGCCCTGCCGCATCCTCGTCATGCACAGCGAGGCGGACCAGGTCGTGCCGTTCCGGCTCGGGCAGAGGCTCTTCTCGCGCCTGCCCGAGCCTAAGGAGTTCTGGAGGGTGGAGCGGGCCCGACACCTGGAGATCTTCGGCGACTACGGCGCGGTCTACAGGCCCCGGCTGACGGAATTCCTCGACCGCGCCTGGTCAGGCCGCTAG
- a CDS encoding S8 family peptidase produces the protein MIRAERLALILTLGLLVPAAAHAKSCPTDTSKLRRHIVSCRAENSMAQCRKAVAAISCSVQRELALINAVVITVPEDEMGTLEYKLASAPEVQAYEEDKYVKWITAAELTLPKFEFPPIQSLVPAFQSTSKAGPKAGAQLPWGIARVNAPAAWKTSMGAGVKVAVIDTGIDYNHAALKVNVKGGFNAVDEKNPNDFMDDQGHGSHVSGTIAGVYNGGNGAGNSGVIGVAPKASLYGVKVLDAQGGGSYSTIIAGIEWAVKNGMQVANMSLGAPEGTDALHQAIIAAKKAGLVIMAAAGNDSGAPVGYPAAYPETICVTASNDQDQMASFSSKGSALTFIAPGEDILSVKLGGGYIKHSGTSMATPHMTGLGALAIASGAKGFAGVKNALMKAATQLPGLAADEQGYGLVDAAKLVR, from the coding sequence ATGATCCGCGCCGAGAGACTCGCCTTGATCCTCACTCTGGGCCTTCTGGTCCCCGCAGCCGCACACGCCAAATCCTGCCCTACGGACACCAGCAAGCTGCGCCGCCACATCGTTTCGTGCCGGGCCGAGAACAGCATGGCGCAATGCCGCAAGGCCGTGGCCGCCATCAGCTGCTCCGTGCAGCGCGAGCTCGCCCTCATCAACGCCGTCGTCATCACGGTCCCGGAAGATGAGATGGGGACTCTGGAGTACAAGCTGGCTTCCGCTCCCGAGGTCCAGGCCTACGAAGAGGACAAGTACGTCAAATGGATCACAGCCGCGGAGCTGACGCTGCCCAAGTTCGAGTTCCCCCCCATCCAGAGCCTGGTCCCGGCTTTCCAGTCCACGTCCAAGGCCGGGCCGAAGGCTGGCGCCCAACTGCCCTGGGGGATCGCGCGGGTCAACGCCCCCGCCGCCTGGAAGACCAGCATGGGAGCGGGCGTGAAGGTCGCGGTCATCGACACGGGCATCGACTATAACCACGCGGCCCTCAAGGTCAACGTGAAGGGCGGGTTCAACGCCGTCGACGAGAAGAACCCGAACGACTTCATGGACGACCAGGGGCACGGCAGCCATGTCTCCGGCACCATCGCCGGGGTCTACAACGGCGGCAACGGCGCCGGCAATTCAGGCGTCATCGGCGTGGCCCCCAAGGCCAGCCTCTACGGCGTCAAGGTCCTCGACGCCCAGGGCGGCGGGAGCTACTCCACCATCATCGCCGGCATCGAGTGGGCCGTGAAGAACGGGATGCAGGTGGCCAACATGAGCTTGGGCGCGCCGGAGGGCACGGACGCCCTGCACCAGGCGATCATAGCGGCCAAGAAGGCGGGGCTGGTCATCATGGCCGCGGCGGGCAACGACTCGGGCGCGCCGGTGGGCTACCCGGCCGCCTACCCGGAGACCATCTGCGTCACGGCCTCCAACGACCAGGACCAGATGGCCTCGTTCTCCAGCAAGGGCTCCGCGCTGACCTTCATCGCCCCCGGCGAGGACATCCTGTCCGTGAAACTCGGCGGCGGCTACATCAAGCACTCCGGCACGTCCATGGCCACCCCGCACATGACGGGCCTGGGCGCTCTGGCCATCGCCTCCGGAGCCAAGGGCTTCGCCGGCGTCAAGAACGCGCTGATGAAAGCCGCCACGCAGCTGCCAGGACTGGCCGCCGACGAGCAGGGCTACGGGCTGGTGGACGCGGCCAAGCTCGTGCGCTAG
- a CDS encoding LOG family protein, whose translation MVPAIVTHNLLSDPGLTSLTPALLAAPAFSLLLPVPVAVPAAPAVLPAPAAQPTAMGSLQGLTAGIEASRQRGQDELGTLSAQAFDGAADPKPATFDEIPALDERYTTPDSRSRTVTVLGSSRAADPILRHMDLAARIAGELVRRGYNILSGCGNAGIMGAAYDAAAAASKEAARTGARAGENLAIVRIPAWGDENLADARAIGIADSEAARIEKFHKVSDTFLVFPGGASSIQEASFLIGQNERRGSEPPKRILFVGRDFYRGLEAQYDRLYAQGLLAAKPRELFQVVDSADEIIAAVTAPAQAVKPAKPSRDPAGGYTRQVGGAYLVYPGGPTALQEAATLIARNKYRGKNPPLRIYLIGRDFFRSLSEQYRRLYEDGLLGSKPEELFSVVDSADEVPSMPLP comes from the coding sequence TTGGTCCCCGCGATCGTCACGCACAACCTGCTCTCCGACCCCGGCCTCACCTCGCTGACGCCGGCGCTCCTGGCCGCTCCCGCCTTTTCCCTGCTGCTCCCCGTGCCGGTGGCGGTGCCGGCCGCCCCTGCCGTCCTTCCGGCGCCCGCGGCCCAGCCCACGGCCATGGGCTCGCTGCAAGGACTCACCGCGGGCATCGAGGCCTCTCGGCAGAGGGGGCAGGACGAGTTGGGGACGCTCTCGGCCCAGGCTTTCGATGGCGCCGCCGACCCCAAGCCCGCCACTTTCGACGAGATCCCTGCTCTGGACGAACGCTACACCACCCCTGATTCGCGCTCCCGGACCGTGACCGTCCTGGGCAGTTCCCGCGCCGCGGACCCGATCCTCCGGCACATGGACCTGGCCGCCCGAATCGCAGGGGAGCTGGTGCGCCGCGGCTACAACATCCTGTCCGGCTGCGGCAACGCCGGCATTATGGGCGCGGCCTACGACGCGGCCGCAGCCGCCTCCAAAGAGGCGGCGCGCACGGGCGCGCGCGCCGGCGAAAATTTGGCCATCGTGCGGATCCCGGCTTGGGGCGACGAGAACCTGGCGGATGCCCGCGCCATCGGCATCGCGGATTCCGAGGCGGCGCGCATCGAGAAGTTCCATAAGGTCTCGGACACCTTCCTCGTGTTCCCCGGCGGCGCCTCCAGCATCCAGGAAGCCTCGTTCTTGATCGGCCAGAACGAACGCCGGGGCAGCGAACCGCCCAAACGCATCTTGTTCGTAGGCCGGGATTTCTACCGCGGCCTGGAGGCGCAGTACGACCGGCTCTACGCGCAGGGGCTCCTGGCGGCCAAGCCGCGCGAGCTTTTCCAGGTCGTGGATTCGGCCGACGAGATCATCGCCGCGGTGACGGCTCCAGCCCAGGCGGTGAAGCCGGCCAAGCCTTCCCGGGATCCGGCCGGCGGCTACACCCGCCAGGTGGGGGGAGCCTATTTGGTCTATCCGGGCGGCCCGACCGCCCTGCAGGAAGCGGCCACGCTCATCGCCCGGAACAAATACCGGGGCAAGAACCCGCCCTTGCGCATCTACCTCATCGGTCGCGATTTCTTCCGCAGCCTGAGCGAGCAGTACCGGCGCCTCTACGAGGACGGCCTTCTGGGATCCAAGCCCGAGGAGCTCTTCAGCGTGGTCGATTCCGCGGACGAGGTCCCGTCCATGCCCTTGCCGTAG